In one Mycobacterium heckeshornense genomic region, the following are encoded:
- a CDS encoding cytochrome P450, whose amino-acid sequence MTTRDLIEAVLRDPSTFSSKKAFDVLASPVPLVPIAFDPPQQTRYRQILQPFFSPRAIKPLEPELRKQIIEIIEPIAARGRCEFVAEVAGVFPIQVFLTLFGLPLDMRDQFIEWKNAVLSLASASGSVTTDEEAASKGLQKAGELFMYLSELIQTRRGQPGDDVLSRVLNLQPPHALTDEEAIGLCFLFVLAGLDTVMDALGFGMQRLAENPDKRREIIDDPTLIPAATEELLRLDPPAPFVPRVTTKETTIGDVTCPAGTRVTNYLAVANRDESEFPNPYAIDFHRADNRHISFGMGAHRCLGSHLARLEMNIVYEEWHKRIPRYHITPGTTPRVHWPRGTVGLESLHLTLEGSVAQ is encoded by the coding sequence GTGACAACGCGGGACCTCATCGAGGCCGTTCTCAGGGATCCCTCAACCTTCTCGTCCAAGAAGGCGTTTGATGTGCTCGCGAGTCCGGTGCCGCTGGTGCCGATTGCATTCGACCCGCCTCAGCAGACCCGCTACCGTCAGATACTGCAGCCTTTTTTCAGTCCCCGGGCAATCAAGCCGCTCGAACCCGAACTGAGAAAACAAATCATCGAAATTATCGAACCGATTGCTGCACGCGGCAGGTGCGAATTCGTCGCGGAAGTCGCCGGCGTGTTCCCGATCCAGGTATTTCTCACACTTTTCGGGCTCCCACTGGATATGCGGGACCAATTCATCGAGTGGAAGAATGCGGTGCTCAGCCTTGCCTCCGCGTCAGGTTCGGTGACAACTGATGAGGAGGCCGCTAGCAAAGGCCTGCAAAAGGCCGGCGAGCTGTTCATGTACTTGTCTGAATTGATCCAAACCCGCCGCGGACAGCCGGGCGACGACGTGCTGAGCCGCGTGTTGAACCTGCAGCCACCTCATGCACTGACCGACGAGGAAGCGATCGGGCTTTGCTTCCTTTTTGTACTCGCCGGCCTAGACACCGTTATGGACGCCCTCGGGTTCGGTATGCAACGACTGGCCGAGAATCCCGACAAGCGCCGGGAAATCATCGACGATCCGACTCTGATCCCCGCGGCCACCGAGGAGTTACTGCGTCTTGACCCGCCCGCGCCTTTCGTACCCCGCGTCACCACCAAGGAGACCACGATCGGTGACGTGACATGTCCGGCTGGCACCAGGGTCACCAACTATCTTGCCGTCGCTAACCGCGACGAGTCGGAGTTCCCCAACCCGTATGCCATCGATTTTCACCGCGCCGACAACCGCCACATCAGCTTCGGAATGGGTGCGCATCGCTGCCTCGGTTCACACTTGGCGCGACTGGAGATGAACATCGTGTACGAGGAGTGGCATAAACGAATCCCGCGCTACCACATCACCCCTGGAACTACGCCTCGGGTGCATTGGCCCCGTGGGACCGTGGGCCTAGAGTCCTTGCACCTCACGCTGGAAGGCTCAGTCGCGCAATGA
- a CDS encoding ferredoxin — MKVAIDANSCAGHGLCYVYAPNVFTDDEHGYGHVIGDGTVAPEEADAARTAVANCPERAILLRE; from the coding sequence ATGAAAGTAGCGATCGATGCCAATTCTTGCGCTGGCCATGGCCTGTGCTATGTGTACGCGCCAAACGTATTTACCGACGACGAGCACGGATATGGGCATGTCATTGGCGATGGCACCGTCGCGCCCGAAGAAGCCGATGCGGCGCGCACCGCAGTAGCGAATTGTCCTGAGCGGGCAATTTTACTACGCGAGTGA
- a CDS encoding NAD(P)-dependent oxidoreductase, protein MARIIGRPHGNRRGRAGQVGRSRRCRLVKPRLQRPAVQCQGEKALYERTRPVTTIGFLGAGQLGEPMVRRLLGAGKDVLVFARRDEVRSRLKHEGAKLAASVPDLAARSDILISCLFSDAQLRETGLGPDGFIAHLQHDAVFVSHTTGTLATLRELSASSPAPPAIIDAPVSGTADDIAEGKLTVLAGGDADALERVRPILAAYADPIIATGALGTALDIKLVNNMLFAANAQLVAAAAAAGEKLNVAPDMLLRALSVCSGWSNAAAHAQRVGGVQAFVSRAAPFLRKDVAAAISSAEQAGADLGFLRLVVENGPLPLTTEN, encoded by the coding sequence TTGGCACGGATTATCGGTCGCCCCCACGGTAATCGCCGAGGCCGGGCTGGTCAGGTTGGCCGAAGCCGACGGTGCCGACTGGTCAAGCCACGGCTGCAGCGGCCCGCGGTCCAGTGTCAAGGTGAGAAGGCTCTATACGAAAGGACAAGGCCGGTGACCACAATCGGGTTCCTTGGCGCAGGGCAGCTCGGAGAACCGATGGTGCGGCGCCTGCTCGGCGCAGGGAAAGACGTGTTGGTGTTCGCCCGTCGCGACGAGGTCCGCTCGCGGCTTAAGCACGAGGGCGCGAAGCTTGCCGCATCGGTGCCCGACCTTGCAGCTCGTAGCGATATCCTGATCAGCTGCTTGTTCTCCGATGCTCAGCTTCGTGAAACCGGCTTGGGGCCAGACGGTTTTATCGCACATTTGCAGCACGATGCGGTTTTCGTCTCGCATACCACCGGAACCCTCGCCACTTTGCGGGAGTTGTCGGCCAGCTCCCCGGCGCCGCCTGCGATCATCGACGCGCCGGTGAGCGGCACAGCCGACGACATCGCTGAGGGCAAGCTGACCGTGCTGGCGGGCGGCGATGCCGACGCGTTGGAGCGGGTAAGGCCGATCCTGGCCGCCTATGCCGATCCGATCATCGCGACCGGTGCACTGGGCACCGCACTGGACATCAAACTCGTCAACAACATGCTGTTTGCCGCGAACGCACAATTAGTGGCCGCCGCAGCAGCCGCCGGCGAGAAGCTCAACGTGGCGCCGGACATGTTGCTGCGGGCCCTCTCGGTGTGCAGTGGCTGGAGTAACGCCGCGGCACACGCACAGCGCGTTGGTGGAGTGCAAGCCTTCGTCTCCCGGGCGGCTCCCTTCCTGCGTAAGGACGTCGCCGCGGCGATCTCCTCTGCCGAGCAGGCCGGCGCCGATTTAGGGTTTCTTCGGCTAGTCGTCGAGAATGGGCCGCTGCCCCTAACCACCGAGAACTGA
- a CDS encoding class I adenylate-forming enzyme family protein, with protein sequence MTLGDIVTDNARRFPDVPAYRQGGRMLTHRDLRERALRMVSAMMAIGVRRQDRVAILGRNSIEFGEVLAATQLSGIILAAINFRLSPTEMLDALRRVTPSIMFCDAEFAPLACDLASQVPGLKQLVSLGDADQPGTESLEEFAARGFPDEPPMIARPEDIACLLFTSGTTGASKCCILGQRELREVALTMNTELRSGSDDRALINMPMFHVGAIAIMGGVHARGGTVVLQKQFDPAEAVRLAAAERVTILHLAPVMLKALLNEIDEDHPLDSVHTVVYAAAPMSMTILRRALSKLPGAGFLNLYGQTEAIVSGLPRELHRVDRRDAADQLRSVGFPFPGVAVRVVDDDGRDMPTGEAGEIVVRSNSLFRGYWDDHAATLATLRNGWCHTGDIGRLDDRGLLYLVDRKKDVIITGGENVYSPEVEDVVSGLPEVLACAVVGAPDERWGEAVCAVVVPRPGQTPTLAAVQECARKKLAGYKVPRRLVIIDELPMLASGKVDKKRLRADLAKGMD encoded by the coding sequence ATGACGCTGGGCGACATCGTGACCGACAATGCCCGCCGGTTTCCCGATGTGCCCGCCTACCGGCAGGGCGGGCGGATGCTTACCCATCGAGACCTGCGCGAACGTGCCTTACGCATGGTGTCGGCGATGATGGCTATCGGGGTGCGACGCCAGGATCGCGTTGCGATCCTGGGGCGCAACAGTATCGAGTTCGGCGAAGTGCTTGCTGCCACACAGCTCAGCGGAATTATTCTGGCGGCCATCAATTTCCGGCTCTCACCAACAGAGATGCTGGATGCTCTGCGCCGGGTAACGCCGTCAATCATGTTCTGTGATGCGGAATTCGCGCCGCTGGCATGCGACCTCGCCTCGCAAGTGCCAGGGTTAAAGCAGCTGGTATCGCTCGGCGACGCGGATCAGCCCGGGACGGAAAGCTTGGAAGAGTTCGCCGCCCGCGGGTTTCCGGATGAGCCGCCAATGATCGCGCGCCCTGAAGACATCGCATGCCTGCTGTTCACAAGCGGCACCACCGGAGCGTCCAAATGCTGCATTCTCGGTCAGCGTGAGCTGCGAGAAGTGGCACTGACCATGAACACCGAACTGCGGTCAGGCAGCGACGATCGCGCCTTGATCAACATGCCGATGTTCCACGTCGGGGCAATCGCCATTATGGGCGGCGTGCATGCGCGGGGAGGCACGGTCGTGCTGCAGAAGCAATTCGATCCCGCCGAAGCGGTCCGGCTGGCTGCTGCAGAACGGGTAACGATTCTGCACCTGGCGCCGGTGATGTTGAAGGCGCTGCTGAACGAAATCGATGAGGACCATCCGCTAGACAGCGTGCACACCGTGGTGTATGCGGCCGCGCCGATGTCGATGACCATTCTGCGCCGGGCGCTTTCCAAACTGCCCGGAGCCGGCTTTTTGAATCTGTACGGGCAAACCGAGGCAATTGTCTCCGGGCTGCCGCGCGAACTGCACCGGGTCGACCGACGCGACGCGGCAGACCAACTGCGGTCGGTCGGTTTCCCCTTCCCGGGAGTTGCGGTCAGAGTCGTCGACGACGATGGTCGCGACATGCCGACGGGTGAGGCCGGCGAAATCGTCGTTCGATCAAACTCGCTGTTCCGTGGCTACTGGGACGACCATGCCGCGACCTTAGCGACGCTGCGCAACGGCTGGTGCCACACCGGCGACATCGGCCGCCTCGACGACCGCGGGCTGCTGTATCTGGTCGACCGGAAAAAGGACGTGATCATCACCGGCGGCGAGAACGTCTATTCGCCCGAGGTCGAAGATGTCGTCAGCGGCCTCCCCGAGGTCTTAGCCTGCGCGGTGGTGGGGGCACCCGACGAACGGTGGGGTGAAGCCGTCTGCGCGGTTGTCGTGCCGCGCCCCGGCCAAACGCCCACACTGGCCGCGGTCCAAGAATGCGCCCGTAAAAAACTGGCGGGTTACAAGGTGCCGCGACGACTAGTGATCATCGATGAGCTGCCGATGCTGGCCAGCGGCAAGGTCGACAAGAAGCGGCTGCGTGCCGACCTTGCGAAAGGCATGGACTAG
- a CDS encoding acyl-CoA dehydrogenase family protein, whose protein sequence is MGPDDWRARLRHLLAEHASLQAETRAEGVRRDRIEIARAWHAALVDNDLAAPGWPKSVGGLELSLEEQLEYYRIITEAGVPPHPCPLSFIVAPTLIRHGTQQQKDRFLRPLLRADEFWCQGFSEPGAGSDLASLSTRALREGETYRVTGQKVWTSMADRADWMFALVRTGPPGRSTNGITYLLIPMKSRGITVRPLRDISGVAHFAEVFLDDVEVPVENRVGNEGEGWSIMRTSLGHERATAFLADEFKYRRTADKVIELIASRGLDCEPLVRQDIARLESGVRTIAANSARALATVLRGDDPGGVASVNRLVKSEVEQHMHTLALRAAGPYAALGSRASIALDKGRWTFGYLMSRATTIGAGTAEIQRNTIAETVLGLPSHRGEGRRNPAVVPGDPLVVADEDERRLREVLAKALEARLDIPSLLDVNRPIDAIDPEVWSALVEFGLPGLAVDESMGGAGARPRLLYAAIEETAKALVPAPVVPTVTALDVAVQAGATAVATRITAGAPAAFAVPLDDSGWVTAGAELPEWRGSRLTGTLPLVAGAPAAELLLVLAKETDSGNPVLVAVDPSDDAVDVVPHQPFDLTATIGSVTLHQASGELLGAGSAVREALEAARRRAVLAVAADSIGVGSRALAMAVAWAGEREQFGRPIGSFQAISHRCADMLVELEGARSQVLAAADELDSPGSDCLVDLAAAAAFDAAVAAGEGVIQIHGGLGFTWEHPAHVLLRRARANAVLVGRAEALRDRAACDVAAAVRKETTAL, encoded by the coding sequence ATGGGGCCTGACGACTGGCGAGCCAGACTCCGGCACCTGCTCGCTGAGCATGCGTCGCTACAGGCCGAGACCAGAGCCGAGGGGGTCCGACGCGACCGCATCGAGATCGCCCGCGCTTGGCACGCCGCGCTCGTCGACAACGACTTAGCCGCTCCCGGCTGGCCGAAATCGGTTGGTGGTCTGGAGCTCTCATTAGAGGAGCAGCTGGAGTACTACCGGATCATCACCGAGGCAGGGGTGCCGCCGCACCCGTGTCCGCTTTCGTTCATCGTTGCACCGACGCTTATCCGTCACGGAACTCAGCAACAGAAGGACCGTTTTTTGAGGCCGCTGCTGCGCGCCGACGAGTTCTGGTGCCAGGGTTTTTCGGAGCCCGGCGCCGGCAGCGATCTGGCGTCGCTGTCGACCCGGGCCCTCCGCGAGGGCGAGACCTACCGTGTCACCGGCCAAAAGGTCTGGACGTCGATGGCCGACCGCGCCGACTGGATGTTCGCCCTGGTGCGCACCGGACCACCCGGACGCAGCACGAACGGCATCACCTATCTGCTCATTCCGATGAAAAGTCGCGGAATCACTGTTCGACCGCTGCGTGACATCAGCGGTGTCGCTCATTTCGCTGAGGTGTTCCTCGACGACGTCGAGGTGCCGGTCGAAAACCGGGTAGGTAACGAGGGGGAAGGCTGGTCGATCATGCGCACCTCGCTCGGCCACGAACGCGCTACCGCGTTTCTCGCCGACGAGTTCAAGTACCGCCGCACCGCCGACAAGGTCATCGAGCTGATCGCCTCGCGGGGTCTGGACTGTGAACCACTGGTTCGCCAGGACATCGCCCGGCTGGAGTCCGGTGTGCGCACCATTGCGGCGAATAGCGCGCGGGCTCTCGCCACTGTATTGCGCGGTGACGACCCCGGCGGCGTAGCCTCGGTGAATCGCTTGGTGAAATCCGAAGTCGAACAGCACATGCACACGTTGGCATTGCGAGCAGCCGGTCCATATGCGGCGTTGGGCAGCCGGGCGAGCATCGCCCTCGACAAGGGCCGCTGGACATTCGGCTATCTGATGAGTCGAGCGACAACCATCGGAGCGGGCACTGCGGAGATTCAGCGCAACACCATCGCCGAGACGGTACTGGGACTGCCCTCGCATCGCGGCGAGGGCCGTCGAAACCCCGCAGTGGTACCCGGTGACCCGCTGGTTGTCGCCGACGAGGACGAACGCCGGTTGCGCGAGGTGTTGGCCAAGGCGCTGGAAGCCCGGCTTGACATCCCGTCACTGCTGGACGTCAACCGGCCGATCGACGCCATTGACCCGGAAGTCTGGTCGGCTCTCGTCGAGTTCGGGTTGCCGGGTCTGGCCGTCGACGAATCGATGGGCGGCGCGGGCGCGCGGCCGCGGCTGTTGTACGCCGCCATCGAGGAAACCGCCAAAGCGTTGGTCCCGGCACCGGTGGTCCCCACCGTCACCGCCCTCGATGTCGCGGTCCAGGCCGGTGCCACGGCGGTGGCCACGCGGATCACAGCGGGGGCGCCAGCCGCGTTCGCCGTTCCACTGGATGATTCCGGCTGGGTAACTGCGGGCGCCGAATTGCCGGAGTGGCGGGGGTCGCGGCTGACCGGAACCCTGCCACTGGTTGCCGGAGCGCCGGCCGCCGAGCTGTTACTGGTGTTGGCGAAGGAAACCGATTCCGGCAATCCCGTGCTGGTCGCGGTCGACCCCAGCGATGATGCGGTTGACGTGGTCCCGCATCAACCGTTCGATCTCACCGCCACGATCGGCTCGGTGACATTGCACCAGGCCTCAGGGGAATTGCTCGGTGCCGGCAGCGCGGTTCGCGAGGCGCTGGAGGCCGCGCGCCGCCGGGCGGTACTCGCGGTCGCGGCCGACTCGATTGGAGTAGGTTCGCGCGCGCTGGCGATGGCGGTGGCGTGGGCCGGTGAGCGAGAGCAATTCGGGCGCCCTATTGGCAGCTTCCAGGCCATCTCACATCGGTGTGCCGACATGCTGGTAGAACTTGAAGGCGCACGCAGCCAGGTGTTGGCCGCCGCCGACGAGCTCGATTCCCCGGGCTCTGATTGCCTGGTCGATCTGGCCGCAGCGGCGGCGTTTGATGCCGCGGTGGCGGCTGGCGAGGGCGTGATTCAGATTCACGGGGGTCTCGGGTTCACCTGGGAGCATCCGGCCCACGTGTTGCTGCGCCGGGCGCGCGCTAATGCCGTCCTCGTAGGCCGAGCCGAGGCGCTACGTGATCGTGCGGCTTGTGATGTGGCCGCCGCAGTGCGCAAAGAGACGACAGCGCTATGA
- a CDS encoding acyl-CoA dehydrogenase family protein encodes MKYGMGSQLAVFREEVRAFIAEHAPRIPPRAGVRSAENEAELKALQEWTARLYEAGYAGTDWPAEFGGRDDRSAEHAIVVGEELARAQVPGVQSAGVLAAHALIHYGTDHQRRRHLPAIRAGRELWCQLFSEPGAGSDLASLRTRAVPEGDTYRVTGQKVWTTDGHWAHYGYLLARTDPDAPKHKGISAFILDMATPGVSVRPLRELTGTADFNEVFLDDVVVPADAMIGAPGQGWAIANATLAHERTGVGAIVVKLRLAIDALIALARRVSVDGRPALDSDRVRDRIGQLTAEVEALSALTYANFTRWLRGGERQHDAAMAKLMFSELNLELARFAVELGGESGVLVQGDPDVLDNGRWQDEWLYARAYTIAGGSSEIMRTLIAERGLGLPREKR; translated from the coding sequence ATGAAATACGGCATGGGCTCACAGCTGGCAGTATTCCGGGAGGAAGTCCGAGCATTTATCGCCGAGCATGCGCCGCGCATCCCGCCGCGTGCGGGAGTGCGCAGCGCCGAGAATGAAGCCGAGCTAAAAGCGCTGCAGGAGTGGACGGCTCGCCTGTACGAGGCCGGCTACGCTGGAACCGATTGGCCCGCCGAGTTTGGCGGGCGAGATGACCGCTCGGCCGAGCACGCGATAGTCGTCGGCGAGGAGTTGGCGCGCGCCCAGGTTCCCGGCGTGCAAAGTGCCGGTGTGCTGGCAGCGCATGCACTGATCCACTACGGCACCGACCACCAACGGCGTCGCCATCTGCCTGCCATCCGCGCGGGCCGCGAGCTGTGGTGCCAGTTATTCAGCGAGCCCGGCGCCGGCAGCGACCTCGCGTCGTTGCGTACCCGGGCCGTGCCCGAGGGCGACACCTACCGGGTCACCGGCCAGAAGGTATGGACTACTGACGGCCACTGGGCGCACTACGGCTACCTGTTGGCCCGCACCGATCCGGATGCGCCCAAGCACAAGGGAATCAGCGCGTTCATCCTGGACATGGCCACTCCGGGGGTGAGCGTGCGCCCGCTGCGCGAGCTGACCGGGACCGCGGATTTCAACGAGGTGTTTCTCGACGACGTCGTGGTGCCGGCCGACGCGATGATCGGCGCACCCGGCCAGGGCTGGGCGATCGCCAACGCAACGCTGGCACACGAGCGCACCGGTGTCGGCGCCATCGTGGTCAAGCTGAGACTGGCCATCGACGCGCTGATTGCGCTCGCCCGCCGTGTCAGCGTCGACGGTCGTCCGGCCCTCGACAGCGACCGGGTGCGCGACCGGATAGGACAGCTCACCGCGGAGGTCGAGGCGTTGTCGGCGCTGACATACGCCAACTTCACCCGCTGGTTGCGCGGTGGAGAGCGCCAGCACGACGCCGCGATGGCCAAGCTGATGTTCAGCGAGCTGAACCTCGAGCTGGCCCGCTTTGCCGTCGAGTTGGGCGGTGAGTCGGGGGTGCTGGTCCAGGGCGATCCGGATGTGCTCGACAACGGCCGCTGGCAGGACGAATGGCTGTATGCGCGCGCCTACACGATCGCCGGTGGCAGCTCGGAGATCATGCGGACGCTGATCGCCGAGCGCGGTTTGGGCTTGCCCCGCGAGAAGCGGTGA
- a CDS encoding acyl-CoA dehydrogenase family protein, with amino-acid sequence MDLGLTDEQKQLAESERSWLTRHDPIARIRAAADDVPITVDPAAVAHAAESGLLALLTPEAGGTHMDLAVLSEAHGHAASSLPLADLAVATWLLGEFGHAQSVDGGQGKLLFGLARGPVGLIERDALTLRGTTSPVPMAADMTGFAVVGETMTGEYLAVFRDAELTGMKTLDLTRSWARLNLDATVEEWTTLPAGTLGFVRDALAVHRGLDALGAAARLLAMTVTYAGQRQQFGAPIGSYQAVKHHCSNMALAVEAGRSTLWAAAVALDSAAQPARSRAASAAAAYAKAAASEVASTALQVHGGIGFTWEHDLHLFLRRIKVDEAFDGTVAEHRAALVPINGPAG; translated from the coding sequence GTGGATCTTGGACTGACCGACGAACAAAAACAGCTTGCCGAGTCGGAACGGTCGTGGCTAACCCGTCACGATCCCATTGCGCGGATCCGCGCCGCCGCGGACGACGTCCCGATCACCGTCGATCCCGCCGCGGTAGCGCACGCAGCCGAGTCCGGGCTGCTGGCGTTGTTAACGCCCGAGGCCGGTGGGACACATATGGATCTCGCGGTGCTCAGCGAAGCGCACGGACATGCGGCGAGTTCGCTACCGTTGGCCGACCTCGCGGTCGCGACGTGGCTGCTCGGTGAGTTCGGGCATGCACAGAGCGTCGACGGGGGGCAGGGCAAGTTGCTGTTCGGACTGGCACGTGGACCGGTGGGTCTCATCGAGCGCGACGCTCTGACTTTGCGTGGCACGACGAGTCCGGTACCGATGGCGGCCGACATGACCGGCTTCGCGGTCGTGGGTGAAACCATGACAGGCGAGTATCTGGCAGTGTTTCGCGATGCCGAACTGACCGGCATGAAGACCCTCGACCTGACGCGGTCGTGGGCGCGACTAAACCTCGACGCGACCGTCGAAGAGTGGACGACATTGCCGGCCGGGACGCTCGGTTTTGTGCGCGACGCGCTGGCGGTACACCGCGGGCTTGACGCACTGGGGGCCGCGGCCCGGCTACTGGCGATGACGGTCACCTACGCCGGGCAACGTCAGCAGTTCGGGGCGCCCATCGGTTCGTACCAGGCGGTCAAGCACCACTGCTCCAACATGGCACTGGCCGTGGAGGCCGGGCGATCCACCCTGTGGGCGGCTGCGGTGGCACTCGATAGCGCTGCGCAGCCGGCACGCTCGCGCGCCGCATCGGCAGCCGCTGCCTACGCCAAGGCTGCGGCTAGCGAGGTGGCCAGTACCGCTTTGCAGGTGCACGGTGGCATCGGCTTCACCTGGGAGCACGATCTGCACTTGTTTTTGCGCCGGATCAAGGTCGACGAGGCGTTCGACGGCACGGTGGCCGAACACCGTGCCGCACTCGTGCCGATTAACGGCCCAGCCGGTTGA
- a CDS encoding class I adenylate-forming enzyme family protein — MTSLDNALARLWTADDDADMLQQDGRWVCWGQVRRLAERIDRELGAAGCGRGGRVAVVLSNRMESVATLIALFRAERILVTVSPLQPPHRLSADLATTGASYVLAPDKLWSENAFREAVAELGAVGWSVDGDAVELRTTASREPRDGDPAVAIEMLTSGTTGPPKRIPLTRRQLEASLAAALRHHDRPEVRDKPPFTGAVALVTIPIVHIGGLWALLQSLVSARRFVLLERFTVAGWYAAVKEHKPILAGLPPAAIRSVLDSDIPREDLSSLRAVNAGTAPVDPALVDAFYERYRIPILIVYGATEFSGAVAGWTVRDFRARWAEKKGSVGRAFPGVRLRVVDDDGTILPPGRSGRLQVASWQVAGDADDWVTTSDLAHLDEDGFLYIDGRADDVIVRGGFKIAPETVVRVLRGHEAVADAAVAGIPDQRLGQIPVAGVELRAGASTTPDKLREHCRSTLTPYEVPAEIYIVDKLPRGAALKIDRRQLIAMLESRRKEPRVRTSEHVG, encoded by the coding sequence ATGACAAGCCTCGATAACGCGCTTGCCCGGCTGTGGACGGCCGACGACGACGCCGACATGCTCCAGCAGGATGGCAGGTGGGTGTGCTGGGGTCAGGTGCGTAGGCTCGCCGAGCGCATCGACCGCGAACTGGGTGCCGCGGGTTGCGGCAGAGGCGGCCGGGTGGCCGTCGTGTTGAGTAACCGAATGGAATCCGTCGCTACCCTGATCGCGCTGTTTCGCGCCGAACGGATTCTTGTCACCGTCAGCCCGCTGCAACCGCCGCACCGCCTAAGCGCCGACCTGGCCACCACAGGCGCGTCGTACGTGCTGGCCCCCGACAAGCTTTGGTCGGAGAACGCATTCCGCGAAGCCGTCGCCGAACTGGGCGCGGTCGGCTGGAGTGTTGACGGCGACGCGGTTGAGTTGCGGACTACGGCGAGCCGCGAGCCACGCGATGGTGACCCAGCGGTCGCAATCGAGATGCTGACTTCGGGCACGACTGGGCCGCCGAAACGAATCCCGTTGACCCGCCGACAGCTTGAGGCGTCTCTGGCCGCGGCGCTGCGGCACCACGACCGACCAGAAGTGCGCGATAAGCCACCATTCACGGGCGCGGTCGCACTGGTGACCATCCCGATCGTGCACATCGGCGGGTTGTGGGCGCTATTGCAGTCGCTGGTGTCCGCACGCCGGTTCGTGCTGCTCGAACGGTTCACGGTGGCAGGCTGGTACGCGGCGGTCAAGGAGCACAAGCCGATACTGGCCGGATTGCCGCCCGCGGCAATCCGCTCGGTGCTCGACTCTGATATTCCGCGGGAGGATCTCTCCAGTCTCCGCGCGGTCAATGCGGGCACCGCGCCGGTGGACCCGGCCCTGGTCGACGCCTTCTACGAGCGATACCGAATCCCGATCCTCATCGTCTACGGCGCCACTGAGTTCTCCGGTGCCGTCGCCGGGTGGACGGTGCGAGACTTCCGGGCGCGGTGGGCCGAGAAGAAGGGCAGCGTCGGACGAGCATTCCCGGGCGTGCGGCTACGGGTGGTCGATGACGACGGGACGATCCTGCCACCTGGCCGGTCGGGCCGGCTGCAGGTCGCTTCCTGGCAAGTCGCTGGGGACGCCGACGATTGGGTCACCACCAGCGATCTGGCTCATCTCGATGAGGACGGTTTCCTTTATATCGACGGGCGAGCCGATGATGTGATTGTGCGCGGCGGGTTCAAGATCGCGCCGGAAACCGTGGTGAGGGTGTTACGCGGCCACGAAGCCGTCGCCGACGCGGCGGTCGCCGGCATCCCGGACCAACGGCTTGGCCAGATCCCGGTCGCCGGTGTGGAGCTGCGGGCCGGTGCCTCGACGACGCCCGACAAACTGCGGGAGCACTGCAGGTCGACGTTGACTCCGTACGAGGTGCCCGCAGAGATCTACATCGTCGACAAGTTGCCTCGCGGCGCGGCACTGAAAATCGATCGGCGGCAACTGATCGCGATGCTCGAATCGCGTCGGAAAGAACCCCGGGTGCGCACGTCGGAACATGTCGGGTAA